One window of Deinococcus detaillensis genomic DNA carries:
- a CDS encoding TMEM175 family protein: MHKGRTEAFSDGVLAIIITIMVLQLDVPEGRELSDLFRDWPKMLAYVVSFLYVGLYWNNHHHMFQAVKRINGVVLWGNLHLLFWLSLLPWLTAWVGESHFAPTPISVYAFDLLMCAVAFPLLQRALIRADASNTLLAQAVRGSTKEKVSMLAYVVAVVLPLLGQTAAYMAGILLMVVGLSWAVPDPRIERVLAESGDSASPPS; the protein is encoded by the coding sequence ATGCATAAGGGCCGTACCGAGGCATTCTCTGACGGAGTGCTCGCCATCATCATCACGATCATGGTCTTGCAGTTGGACGTCCCGGAAGGACGCGAGCTGAGTGACCTGTTCAGGGACTGGCCCAAGATGCTGGCCTATGTCGTCAGCTTCCTGTACGTCGGTTTGTACTGGAACAACCACCACCACATGTTTCAGGCCGTCAAGCGGATCAACGGCGTGGTCTTGTGGGGCAATCTGCATTTGCTGTTCTGGCTGTCGCTGTTGCCCTGGCTCACGGCCTGGGTGGGAGAGAGCCATTTTGCCCCCACCCCGATCAGCGTGTACGCCTTCGATCTGCTGATGTGCGCAGTGGCCTTTCCCCTGCTCCAAAGGGCGCTGATCCGTGCGGATGCTAGCAACACCCTGCTGGCGCAGGCGGTGCGGGGCAGTACCAAAGAAAAGGTCTCGATGCTGGCTTACGTCGTCGCCGTTGTGCTGCCCTTGCTGGGACAGACGGCAGCGTACATGGCGGGCATCCTGCTGATGGTCGTGGGTCTGAGCTGGGCCGTCCCCGACCCCCGTATCGAGCGCGTGTTGGCTGAATCGGGAGATT